One Staphylococcus simiae genomic region harbors:
- a CDS encoding bifunctional riboflavin kinase/FAD synthetase, which produces MKVIEVTHPIQKDQYINEDVAMAFGFFDGMHKGHDKVFEILDDKAKENQLKKAVMTFDPHPSVVLNPKRKRTTYLTPLADKLEKIAQHGIDYCIVVNFSSRFANVTAEEFVQDYIINNHVKEVIAGFDFTFGKFGKGNMSVLKEYNEFNTTIVKKQESDDEKISTTAIRQALLDGELQKANRELGYIYSIKGTVVQGEKRGRTIGFPTANIQPSDDYLLPRIGVYAVSIEIGAENKLYRGVANIGVKPTFHDPQKADVVIEVNIFDFDENIYGERVIVYWHHFLRPEVKFDGIDPLVKQMNEDKEQAKYLLSVDFGDEVSYNI; this is translated from the coding sequence ATGAAAGTCATAGAAGTGACACATCCTATACAAAAAGATCAATATATAAATGAGGATGTAGCAATGGCATTTGGCTTTTTTGATGGTATGCACAAAGGCCATGATAAAGTTTTTGAAATTTTAGATGATAAAGCAAAAGAAAATCAATTAAAAAAAGCTGTGATGACATTCGACCCGCATCCATCAGTTGTTTTAAATCCAAAACGCAAAAGAACAACATATTTAACGCCGCTTGCAGATAAACTAGAAAAAATTGCTCAACATGGTATTGATTATTGTATCGTTGTGAATTTTTCTTCTAGATTTGCTAATGTCACAGCTGAAGAATTTGTTCAAGACTATATTATTAATAACCATGTTAAAGAAGTTATTGCAGGTTTTGATTTTACATTTGGTAAATTCGGTAAAGGTAATATGTCTGTGTTAAAAGAATATAATGAATTTAATACTACAATTGTTAAAAAACAAGAATCTGATGACGAAAAAATTTCAACTACTGCGATTAGACAAGCGCTATTAGATGGAGAACTTCAAAAAGCTAATAGAGAACTTGGCTACATTTATTCTATAAAAGGAACTGTAGTCCAAGGTGAAAAACGAGGTCGTACAATTGGTTTCCCAACTGCTAATATTCAACCTAGCGATGACTACTTATTACCACGCATCGGTGTCTATGCTGTTAGTATAGAAATTGGTGCTGAAAATAAATTATATCGTGGAGTTGCTAATATCGGAGTTAAACCAACATTTCATGATCCTCAAAAAGCAGACGTGGTTATTGAAGTTAATATTTTTGATTTTGATGAAAATATATATGGTGAACGTGTTATCGTTTATTGGCATCACTTTTTAAGACCAGAAGTTAAGTTTGATGGCATTGATCCTTTAGTTAAGCAAATGAATGAAGATAAAGAACAAGCTAAATATTTATTATCTGTTGATTTTGGTGATGAAGTGTCTTATAATATTTAA
- the pnp gene encoding polyribonucleotide nucleotidyltransferase produces the protein MSQEKKVFKTEWAGRSLTIETGQLAKQANGAVLVRYGDTVVLSTATASKEPRDGDFFPLTVNYEEKMYAAGKIPGGFKKREGRPGDDATLTARLIDRPIRPLFPKGYKHDVQIMNIVLSADPDCSPQMAAMIGSSMALSVSDIPFQGPIAGVNVGYVDGKYVINPTVAEKEVSRLDLEVAGHKDAVNMVEAGASEITESEMLEAIFFGHQEIQRLVEFQQQIIDHIQPVKSEFVPVERDEALVERITALTEQNGLKDAVLTFDKQQRDDNLDAIRDDIVAEFINEEDPDNELLIKEVNSIINDLIKEQVRQLIAEDKIRPDGRKPDEIRPLDSEVGLLPRAHGSGLFTRGQTQALSVLTLGALGDYQLIDGIGPEEEKRFMHHYNFPNFSVGETGPVRAPGRREIGHGALGERALKYIIPDIAEFPYTIRIVSEVLESNGSSSQASICGSTLALMDAGVPIKAPVAGIAMGLVTRDDSYTILTDIQGMEDALGDMDFKVAGTKEGITAIQMDIKINGLTREIIEEALEQARRGRLEIMDHMLQTIDQPRSELSAYAPKVVTMTIKPEKIRDVIGPGGKKINEIIDETGVKLDIEQDGTIFIGAVDQDMIDRAREIIEEITREAEVGQVYNAKVRRIEKYGAFVELFPGKDALLHISQISQDRINKVEDVLKIGDTIEVKVTEIDKQGRANASHKVLDDK, from the coding sequence ATGTCTCAAGAGAAAAAAGTTTTTAAAACTGAATGGGCAGGCAGATCTTTAACGATTGAAACAGGACAATTGGCTAAACAAGCTAACGGCGCTGTTTTAGTACGTTATGGTGATACGGTTGTATTATCAACTGCTACTGCTTCTAAAGAACCACGCGATGGTGATTTCTTCCCATTAACAGTTAACTATGAAGAAAAAATGTATGCTGCTGGTAAAATTCCGGGTGGATTTAAAAAACGTGAAGGTAGACCAGGTGATGATGCAACATTAACAGCACGCTTAATTGATAGACCGATTAGACCGTTATTCCCTAAAGGTTATAAACATGATGTTCAAATTATGAATATTGTTTTAAGTGCTGATCCAGACTGCTCACCACAAATGGCTGCTATGATAGGTTCATCTATGGCTTTAAGCGTATCAGATATTCCATTCCAAGGACCTATCGCAGGAGTAAACGTTGGATATGTTGACGGTAAATATGTTATTAACCCAACAGTTGCTGAAAAAGAAGTTTCAAGATTAGATTTGGAAGTAGCAGGTCATAAAGATGCTGTAAACATGGTAGAAGCTGGTGCTAGTGAAATTACTGAAAGCGAAATGCTGGAAGCCATTTTCTTTGGTCATCAAGAGATTCAACGATTAGTAGAATTTCAACAACAAATTATAGATCATATTCAACCTGTTAAAAGTGAATTTGTACCTGTTGAACGTGATGAAGCGTTAGTAGAACGTATTACGGCATTAACAGAGCAAAATGGTCTGAAAGATGCTGTTTTGACATTCGATAAACAGCAACGCGATGATAACTTAGATGCTATTAGAGATGACATTGTTGCTGAATTTATAAATGAAGAAGATCCTGATAATGAATTACTAATTAAAGAAGTAAATAGTATTATTAACGATCTAATTAAAGAACAAGTAAGACAATTAATTGCTGAAGATAAAATAAGACCAGATGGCCGTAAACCAGACGAGATTAGACCATTAGATTCAGAAGTAGGTTTATTACCAAGAGCACACGGCTCAGGTTTATTCACTCGTGGTCAAACTCAAGCATTATCGGTATTGACTCTAGGCGCCTTAGGAGATTACCAATTAATAGATGGTATTGGTCCTGAAGAAGAAAAACGATTTATGCATCATTATAATTTCCCTAATTTCTCAGTTGGGGAAACTGGTCCAGTTCGTGCACCTGGTAGACGTGAAATTGGACATGGTGCCTTAGGTGAAAGAGCATTAAAATACATCATTCCAGATATTGCTGAATTCCCATACACAATACGAATCGTCAGTGAAGTACTAGAATCAAATGGTTCTTCATCTCAAGCGTCCATTTGCGGATCAACATTAGCATTAATGGATGCAGGTGTTCCAATCAAGGCACCAGTTGCTGGTATTGCTATGGGTCTAGTTACAAGAGATGATAGTTATACAATTTTAACTGATATTCAAGGTATGGAAGATGCTTTAGGTGATATGGACTTTAAAGTAGCTGGTACTAAAGAAGGTATTACTGCTATTCAAATGGATATTAAAATAAACGGTTTAACGCGTGAAATCATAGAAGAAGCATTGGAACAAGCAAGACGTGGACGTTTAGAAATTATGGATCATATGTTACAAACGATAGATCAACCACGTTCAGAATTAAGTGCTTATGCACCAAAAGTTGTTACAATGACGATTAAACCTGAGAAAATCAGAGATGTTATTGGACCAGGTGGTAAGAAAATTAATGAAATCATTGATGAAACTGGTGTTAAATTAGACATTGAACAAGATGGTACGATCTTTATTGGTGCAGTTGATCAAGATATGATTGATCGTGCACGTGAAATCATTGAAGAAATTACCCGTGAAGCTGAAGTAGGACAAGTGTACAACGCAAAAGTAAGACGTATTGAAAAATATGGCGCATTTGTTGAACTATTCCCTGGTAAAGATGCTTTACTTCATATCTCACAAATTTCTCAAGATAGAATAAATAAAGTTGAAGATGTATTAAAAATTGGAGATACAATAGAAGTTAAAGTAACTGAAATTGATAAACAAGGTCGCGCTAATGCTTCACATAAAGTTTTAGATGACAAATAA
- the rpsO gene encoding 30S ribosomal protein S15: MAISQERKNEIIKEYRVHETDTGSPEVQIAVLTAEITALNDHLRTHKKDHHSRRGLLKMVGRRRHLLNYLRSKDIQRYRELIKSLGIRR, translated from the coding sequence ATGGCAATTTCACAAGAACGTAAGAACGAAATTATTAAAGAATACCGTGTACACGAAACTGATACTGGTTCTCCAGAAGTACAAATCGCTGTTTTAACTGCAGAAATTACTGCATTAAACGATCATTTACGTACACACAAAAAAGACCACCATTCACGTCGTGGATTATTAAAAATGGTAGGTCGTCGTAGACATTTATTAAACTACTTACGTAGTAAAGATATTCAACGTTACCGTGAATTAATTAAATCATTAGGTATCCGTCGTTAA